A stretch of Suncus etruscus isolate mSunEtr1 chromosome 9, mSunEtr1.pri.cur, whole genome shotgun sequence DNA encodes these proteins:
- the LOC126018512 gene encoding olfactory receptor 2AG1-like translates to MEFWNSTLDSDFILVGILNKSEHPNLICATIGILCMLALTSNSLLLLVITVDVRLHVPMYFLLSQLSLMDLMFATIITPKTISDYLSGQNTISFAGCTFQMLLILSLGGAEDLLLAFMAYDRYVAICHPLNYMILMRPKICWLMVATSWTTAFINAVIHTSYTMHFPFCMSREINHLTCEIPHLLKLACADTSQYKFMVYVMGVIFLIPTLSAILASYTFVLVAILNMSVGEGRHKTLITCSSHLTVVGMYYGAAVLMYVLPTSYHSPKQDNILSAFYIIITPALNPLIYSLRNKEVMGALRRVFGRFISVQQR, encoded by the coding sequence ATGGAGTTCTGGAATTCTACCTTGGACAGTGACTTCATCTTGGTGGGGATTCTGAATAAATCTGAACATCCCAATCTTATCTGTGCCACAATTGGTATCCTGTGCATGTTAGCTCTGACCAGCAATAGCCTGCTGCTCCTGGTCATCACAGTTGATGTCCGACTTCATGTACCTATGTATTTCCTGCTCAGTCAGCTTTCTCTTATGGATTTGATGTTTGCAACTATAATTACTCCCAAAACAATCTCAGATTATCTGAGTGGGCAGAACACCATATCATTTGCAGGCTGCACATTTCAGATGTTATTAATCCTCTCTTTGGGAGGTGCAGAGGACCTACTATTGGCCTTTATGGCCTATGACAGATATGTAGCCATTTGTCATCCTCTGAACTACATGATCCTCATGAGACCAAAGATCTGTTGGCTCATGGTGGCTACTTCCTGGACAACTGCATTTATTAATGCTGTGATACATACATCATATACTATgcactttcctttttgcatgtCTCGGGAAATCAATCATCTTACATGTGAGATTCCACACTTGCTAAAGCTGGCCTGTGCAGATACCTCCCAATATAAGTTCATGGTATATGTAATGGGTGTGATCTTTCTCATTCCTACATTATCTGCTATCCTGGCCTCCTATACATTTGTCCTAGTTGCTATCCTTAACATGTCTGTAGGTGAGGGGAGACATAAAACCCTTATCACATGCTCATCTCACTTAACAGTAGTTGGGATGTACTATGGAGCTGCAGTGTTAATGTATGTACTACCCACTTCCTACCATAGTCCCAAACAGGACAACATCCTCTCTGCATTTTACATTATCATTACTCCAGCACTAAACCCTCTCATCTATAGTCTTAGAAACAAGGAAGTAATGGGGGCCTTAAGAAGAGTATTTGGCAGATTCATTTCTGTCCAGCAACGGTAG
- the LOC126018272 gene encoding olfactory receptor 2D3-like — MGTKNQTYLTDFILLGLSSDQHTQILLFVLFLITYLLTMLGNLLIMVLLHFDSRLHIPMYFFLKNLSFVDLCFSTVIVPQMLFHLLSIRKSITFIRCSVQMFFFLLVGCTESSLLAVMSYDRYVAVCKPLHYSTLMNQRICIHLVLGSWACGALVSIVDTSFTLCVPYREQNVINHYFCEPPALLKLASEETYKAEMAIFAMGVLILLGPVSLILFSYWNVISTVMLMKSGEGRLKVFSTCGPHLIVVVLIYGSTIYTYMQPNTKKKNKWDKMVSVFYSVITSMLNPFIYSLRNKDVKEAFKKVFRR; from the coding sequence ATGGGTACAAAAAACCAAACTTATCTGACTGACTTCATTTTGCTCGGCCTTTCTTCAGATCAGCATACCCAGATCCTGTTGTTTGTGTTATTTCTCATCACCTACCTACTGACTATGCTTGGAAATCTGCTCATTATGGTGCTACTTCACTTTGACTCTCGGCTTCATATACCAAtgtacttttttcttaaaaatctgtCATTTGTTGATCTATGTTTCTCTACAGTGATTGTTCCCCAGATGTTATTCCACCTTCTGTCAATAAGAAAAAGTATTACCTTTATTAGATGTTCagttcaaatgttttttttcctcttagttGGGTGTACAGAGAGTTCTCTTCTAGCAGTGATGTCCTATGACCGCTATGTAGCTGTCTGCAAACCTCTGCACTACTCTACCCTCATGAACCAAAGAATTTGTATTCACCTAGTCTTAGGATCCTGGGCCTGTGGAGCACTTGTTTCTATAGTGGACACATCATTTACTTTATGTGTCCCATACCGGGAACAGAATGTAATTAATCATTACTTTTGTGAACCCCCTGCACTTCTGAAGTTGGCGTCAGAAGAAACCTACAAAGCTGAGATGGCCATCTTTGCAATGGGTGTGTTAATCCTCCTAGGTCCTGTCTCCCTTATCCTCTTCTCCTACTGGAATGTTATCTCCACAGTAATGCTGATGAAGTCAGGAGAAGGTAGACTTAAGGTCTTCTCTACTTGTGGTCCCcatctcattgttgttgttttgatctaTGGGTCAACAATATATACCTATATGCAGCCtaatactaagaaaaaaaataaatgggataaAATGGTCTCTGTATTCTACTCAGTCATAACCTCCATGCTAAATCCATTTATATACAGCCTGAGaaacaaagatgtgaaggaagCATTTAAGAAAGTATTTAGAAGATAG